One part of the Desulfonema ishimotonii genome encodes these proteins:
- a CDS encoding PilC/PilY family type IV pilus protein, whose translation MNRFQIKAHNRFRWGTVLMILGLLAFSLPSISWGADDEIVGCAQSTSADYDGTFSTDDFDFTNVDVADNGNLILNTGQQAIDPSEIKVPFEQEIKATFLYEGAGNVSDFGWMLYDEIVDSNGNFKGWTYVRTNKLQHPLFIKIYDDNETGGCCGGGNGVLDSDYGKGGFPTTNETSLASYDDGSGVLFEVDGKNGVTPLDMTKSLGTFAGGTELVFFLTSNKRYDTSTTSAVFFTKQEWNPDYYNKSCTPDDVDGADDHWIDESAKKFYKTYLLGEILSGESSSCTMEQAWLAEPAFTRMNGYFSIQLSGKEDLILQKKNTVKMPHVIVGAPDNDPNQWILGWEDLSGGGDMDYNDMVFRIERKTGGTAALQSDEAISPTDSDSYYTAVQIEVWDYIPNSGACAGKTDINYYISVDGGDSWEEVRTWDSVYESNSSKNKTGDDIAASWTPGTPEYTYRAGRIDFIEIGKTGNALLWKAEMISENEACVPRIIDVSIQGSVANNAIFSRSSPIVQANVVYSGSYETPGPNWPSDERVLRGHLTATRVYDPAVPSTEDGSSATNSVVLWDAGQQLADMRISSRKIYFPKISYTEVTEDDPDVISGLAGDGVTNVFTGTLGKPDGAIIKAGSLYITDEEGREVFNDIHTDELVAESDRVGTGGWANRFTGEFSITYSTERVPRPGKKIIAWYTYYTSDGIQEFTPANVDYDELELNEEFVYGVGYRHDFNEDDAVDADDGNWLVNWIRGYKNGRNTAKAWPLGPVDHSAPAIGVPPGRPDWYLTLDENNALRKSFDAFRKKYEDRKTLIFIGARDGMLHAFDGGNFRWGHYSANEFVWGDNPDTDFKDYRGYFEWNTKSDLDNQTYTYGTGDEVWAFIPSNLLSRLKHNYAGGGDLAYVDASPAFADVYTDGSWRTVVISAQGNGGDSVFCLDVTDTSDAPKFMWEFVDPDLYRSNSSPAIAQVARVRTGGETTWVAFFVSGDTTMCSSGEESGYCYPSVFMIDIADGSVVKRLFLDSEPAGINGVPSGQPAVVDYDKNGFADRLYVGTDKGFLYKVNIPDDGSSLDGADDCVINKSFTTDDGDSIPDGSRNLSIYSSPTVVLEDGVVTIMYGTGDSPVKDDYNSSTQYNFLAYVDDSGKGECGSAVLDWFMQLPAGQKVFASAFASAGKVYFGTTTSDTEDPCDGYNTTGTEDINGGQLYVLDIDQGDTGELDADSETAIDTGNMIVTPVVYDEHVYYKKVSSSGESGAGGEINSIGGGIYNNAPEMTGTPQTVESWWREVIPE comes from the coding sequence ATGAACAGATTTCAGATAAAAGCGCATAACCGTTTCAGGTGGGGCACCGTGCTGATGATTTTAGGCCTGCTGGCCTTTTCCCTGCCTTCCATCTCATGGGGAGCTGATGATGAAATTGTCGGGTGCGCCCAAAGCACATCGGCAGATTATGACGGCACCTTTTCAACAGATGATTTTGATTTTACCAATGTGGATGTTGCAGATAACGGGAATCTGATCCTGAACACCGGGCAGCAGGCCATTGACCCGAGTGAAATCAAAGTCCCCTTTGAACAGGAAATCAAGGCGACCTTCCTGTATGAAGGCGCAGGGAATGTGTCGGATTTCGGGTGGATGCTCTACGATGAAATCGTTGACTCCAATGGAAATTTCAAGGGATGGACCTACGTCCGCACAAACAAACTCCAGCATCCGCTGTTCATTAAAATTTACGATGACAACGAGACCGGCGGATGTTGCGGTGGCGGTAACGGTGTGCTGGACAGTGATTATGGCAAGGGCGGATTTCCCACAACCAATGAAACCTCACTGGCGAGTTACGACGACGGCAGCGGTGTGCTTTTTGAAGTCGATGGAAAGAACGGCGTAACGCCGTTGGATATGACCAAGTCCCTGGGAACCTTTGCCGGTGGAACTGAGCTGGTTTTTTTTCTGACCTCGAATAAGCGTTATGACACATCTACAACCAGTGCGGTCTTTTTTACAAAGCAGGAGTGGAACCCTGATTACTATAACAAAAGCTGTACCCCGGACGATGTGGACGGGGCTGATGATCATTGGATTGATGAATCCGCTAAAAAATTTTATAAGACTTACCTGCTGGGGGAAATTCTGAGCGGAGAAAGTTCGTCCTGCACTATGGAACAGGCGTGGCTGGCCGAACCGGCCTTTACCCGGATGAACGGCTATTTCAGTATTCAGCTGAGCGGTAAAGAGGATCTGATACTTCAGAAAAAAAATACAGTGAAAATGCCCCACGTTATTGTTGGCGCACCGGATAATGATCCGAACCAGTGGATACTGGGCTGGGAGGATTTAAGCGGTGGCGGCGATATGGACTACAATGACATGGTCTTCCGTATCGAACGTAAAACCGGTGGTACGGCGGCGCTCCAGTCGGATGAGGCCATATCGCCGACTGATTCTGATTCCTACTATACCGCAGTGCAGATCGAAGTCTGGGATTATATCCCCAACAGCGGGGCGTGTGCCGGCAAAACAGATATCAACTACTACATCTCTGTTGATGGCGGGGATAGCTGGGAAGAGGTGCGGACCTGGGACAGTGTCTATGAATCCAACAGCTCAAAAAACAAAACAGGAGATGACATCGCGGCCTCGTGGACACCCGGAACGCCCGAATATACCTACCGGGCGGGGCGTATCGACTTTATAGAAATCGGGAAAACCGGCAACGCGCTCCTCTGGAAAGCGGAGATGATCAGTGAGAATGAGGCCTGTGTGCCCCGGATCATTGATGTCTCTATTCAGGGCAGCGTGGCCAACAACGCCATTTTCTCGCGGTCATCGCCCATCGTTCAGGCCAATGTGGTCTATTCGGGAAGCTATGAAACACCTGGCCCGAACTGGCCGTCGGATGAGCGTGTGCTGCGGGGCCACCTGACCGCAACCCGCGTATATGACCCTGCTGTTCCCTCAACAGAGGACGGCTCTTCGGCAACCAATTCCGTTGTATTGTGGGATGCGGGGCAGCAACTGGCCGACATGCGAATTTCCAGCCGCAAGATCTATTTTCCGAAGATCAGCTACACCGAAGTCACCGAAGATGACCCGGATGTTATTTCCGGTCTCGCCGGTGACGGTGTGACAAACGTTTTTACCGGCACCCTTGGCAAACCGGATGGGGCGATTATCAAAGCGGGCTCCTTATATATCACGGATGAGGAAGGCCGGGAGGTGTTTAACGATATTCATACCGATGAGCTGGTGGCCGAGTCGGACAGGGTGGGAACCGGCGGCTGGGCAAACCGGTTTACCGGTGAATTCAGCATCACCTATTCAACGGAGCGGGTGCCCCGTCCCGGGAAAAAAATTATCGCCTGGTACACCTACTACACCTCTGACGGCATTCAGGAGTTCACCCCGGCCAACGTCGATTACGATGAACTGGAATTAAACGAAGAGTTTGTGTACGGCGTCGGGTATCGCCATGACTTCAATGAGGATGATGCGGTTGATGCCGATGACGGAAACTGGCTGGTCAACTGGATACGGGGATATAAAAACGGTAGAAACACGGCCAAAGCGTGGCCATTGGGACCCGTTGACCACTCGGCACCGGCCATCGGTGTTCCCCCGGGCCGGCCGGACTGGTATCTGACATTGGATGAAAACAATGCACTGAGAAAGAGCTTTGACGCCTTCAGAAAGAAGTATGAGGACCGGAAGACCCTGATTTTCATCGGTGCCAGAGACGGCATGTTACATGCCTTTGACGGCGGAAATTTCCGGTGGGGACACTACTCGGCGAATGAATTTGTCTGGGGCGACAATCCCGATACGGATTTTAAGGACTACCGGGGCTATTTTGAGTGGAATACAAAAAGTGATCTGGATAATCAGACGTACACCTACGGAACCGGGGATGAAGTGTGGGCGTTTATCCCTTCCAACCTGCTGTCCCGCTTAAAGCACAACTATGCAGGCGGCGGTGATCTTGCATATGTGGACGCCTCGCCGGCCTTTGCAGATGTGTATACGGACGGCAGTTGGAGGACCGTCGTTATCTCGGCCCAGGGAAACGGCGGGGATTCGGTCTTCTGCCTGGATGTTACCGACACCTCTGACGCTCCCAAATTCATGTGGGAATTCGTTGACCCGGATCTTTACCGGAGCAACTCTTCTCCGGCCATTGCCCAGGTCGCCAGGGTGAGGACCGGCGGAGAAACGACGTGGGTCGCGTTTTTTGTATCCGGTGACACGACCATGTGCAGTTCGGGCGAAGAGAGTGGATACTGCTATCCATCTGTATTTATGATTGATATTGCGGACGGTTCTGTGGTTAAGCGGTTGTTCCTTGATTCGGAACCGGCTGGGATAAACGGCGTGCCCAGCGGGCAGCCGGCAGTGGTGGATTATGACAAAAACGGATTTGCCGACCGGCTCTATGTGGGCACGGACAAGGGGTTTTTGTATAAGGTGAATATCCCGGATGACGGCTCCTCCCTGGATGGTGCTGATGACTGCGTGATCAATAAATCGTTCACGACGGATGACGGGGATTCGATTCCCGATGGCAGCCGGAACCTTTCCATATATTCCTCGCCGACCGTGGTGCTGGAAGACGGTGTGGTGACCATCATGTACGGCACCGGCGACAGCCCGGTTAAAGACGACTATAATTCATCAACCCAGTACAATTTTCTGGCATATGTGGATGACAGCGGCAAGGGCGAGTGCGGCAGTGCTGTACTGGACTGGTTCATGCAGCTTCCGGCCGGCCAGAAAGTGTTTGCGTCCGCCTTTGCATCGGCAGGAAAGGTCTACTTCGGCACAACCACGTCGGATACGGAAGACCCATGTGATGGCTACAACACCACCGGAACAGAGGATATAAACGGCGGACAGCTTTATGTGCTGGATATTGATCAGGGCGATACCGGAGAACTTGACGCTGACAGTGAAACCGCTATTGATACGGGGAATATGATTGTGACCCCCGTGGTTTATGACGAACATGTCTATTACAAGAAGGTCAGCAGCTCAGGAGAGAGCGGGGCAGGCGGCGAGATAAATTCTATCGGAGGCGGGATATATAACAATGCGCCGGAAATGACGGGAACACCCCAGACGGTGGAAAGCTGGTGGCGGGAGGTCATTCCCGAATAG
- a CDS encoding LysM peptidoglycan-binding domain-containing protein: MSFITLFYRAGRSGLLTISFLFLSSLPLFAQTDNAIVEDETGTYYIIQKGDTLWGLSQKFLNSPWHWPELWKENSDVPIPNPHLIYPGQRIRVFRKGEIQPAEPIAQPTETAPLLPPPPLPSLAETDPSAPPVLQEKVTGDYYEYSSIERVGFIRKEAVSPVGSIFRVRGNKEMISTGDTVFIKESAETPLTIGQYYTVYKTLKPLVDKKADRLIGTQHLILGVVEITRRTPDYVIGSIRRSYRTISVDDTLMPYEKRSPKIRITTPEKELRGTIITSEEGTYMFGEHDVVFVDKGRADGVQPGQRYDIFTIDRSDHKLQEGYTRQRTAVDLSVGSAIILSAEPETATVLITRSQRSLHAGIGIRSIVR, translated from the coding sequence ATGTCTTTCATAACTCTTTTTTACCGCGCGGGACGGAGCGGGCTGCTGACAATCTCTTTTTTATTTCTTTCTTCCCTGCCTCTTTTTGCCCAGACGGATAACGCCATTGTGGAAGATGAAACCGGAACCTATTATATTATTCAGAAAGGGGATACCCTCTGGGGGCTTTCCCAGAAATTCCTGAACTCCCCCTGGCACTGGCCGGAACTGTGGAAAGAGAACAGCGATGTCCCCATCCCCAACCCCCATCTCATCTATCCGGGCCAGCGCATACGGGTCTTCCGCAAGGGGGAAATTCAACCGGCTGAGCCCATTGCACAGCCGACCGAAACAGCCCCCCTTCTGCCGCCGCCCCCCCTGCCGTCTCTGGCTGAGACCGACCCGTCCGCACCGCCGGTTCTTCAGGAAAAAGTCACAGGCGATTATTATGAATATTCTTCCATTGAGCGGGTCGGCTTTATCAGAAAAGAGGCGGTTTCGCCGGTGGGGTCCATATTCAGGGTCAGAGGCAATAAGGAGATGATCAGCACGGGGGACACCGTATTCATAAAGGAGTCCGCAGAGACGCCGCTCACCATCGGACAGTATTATACGGTGTACAAAACCCTGAAACCGCTTGTGGATAAAAAGGCAGACAGGCTGATCGGAACCCAGCATCTCATTCTTGGCGTCGTGGAGATTACCCGCAGAACACCCGATTATGTCATCGGCAGTATCCGGCGGTCATATCGCACCATTTCGGTGGACGACACCCTGATGCCTTATGAAAAGCGATCCCCGAAAATCAGAATTACAACGCCGGAAAAAGAGCTGCGCGGCACGATTATCACATCCGAAGAGGGCACCTATATGTTCGGAGAGCATGATGTGGTCTTTGTTGACAAGGGACGTGCGGACGGCGTTCAGCCCGGCCAGAGATATGACATCTTCACCATAGACCGGTCAGACCATAAGTTGCAGGAGGGGTACACCCGTCAGCGAACGGCAGTTGACCTCTCTGTCGGAAGTGCGATTATCCTGTCAGCCGAGCCGGAAACCGCAACCGTTCTGATTACGAGATCCCAGAGGAGCCTCCATGCGGGAATCGGGATTCGCAGCATAGTCCGATAG
- the groL gene encoding chaperonin GroEL (60 kDa chaperone family; promotes refolding of misfolded polypeptides especially under stressful conditions; forms two stacked rings of heptamers to form a barrel-shaped 14mer; ends can be capped by GroES; misfolded proteins enter the barrel where they are refolded when GroES binds), whose protein sequence is MAKQIKYDMKAREAMLKGVRTLADAVVVTLGPKGRNVVIDKSWGAPTVTKDGVTVAKEIELEDKFENMGAQMVKEVASKTSDMAGDGTTTATVLARSIYEEGQKLVAAGNNPMSIKRGIDKAVEVAVKTLHEMSKPTKDQREIAQVGTISANNDATIGNIIAEAMNKVGKEGVITVEEAKSMETTLDVVEGMQFDRGYLSPYFVTDSEKMVASLEDPFILINEKKISNMKDLLPILEQVAKMGKPLMIIAEDVEGEALATLVVNKLRGTLQVAAVKAPGFGDRRKAMLEDIAILTGGQVISEDMGLKLENMALTDLGRAKRITIDKDNTTVVDGAGAREALEGRVKQIRAQIEETSSDYDREKLQERLAKLIGGVAVINVGAATETEMKEKKARVEDALNATRAAVEEGIVPGGGVALARCLGALNDVEDIKADEKMGIKVIMRALEEPLRQIANNAGLEGSVVIEKIKNSDGAFGFNAATDTYEDLIEAGVIDPTKVTRFALQNAASVASLMLTTEAMIADKPDEKGADAGMPAGGGMGGMGGMGGMGGMM, encoded by the coding sequence ATGGCCAAACAGATTAAATATGATATGAAAGCCCGTGAGGCAATGCTGAAGGGCGTTCGTACACTTGCTGATGCGGTAGTTGTAACCCTCGGTCCCAAGGGCAGAAACGTTGTGATTGACAAATCCTGGGGCGCGCCGACCGTTACCAAAGACGGTGTGACCGTTGCCAAGGAGATCGAACTGGAAGACAAGTTCGAGAACATGGGCGCTCAGATGGTCAAAGAAGTTGCCAGCAAAACCAGTGATATGGCCGGTGACGGTACAACCACCGCCACAGTGCTGGCCCGCTCCATCTATGAAGAAGGCCAGAAGCTCGTTGCAGCAGGCAACAACCCCATGTCCATCAAACGCGGTATTGACAAAGCAGTTGAAGTTGCTGTCAAAACGCTCCACGAAATGAGCAAACCGACCAAGGATCAGCGTGAAATCGCACAGGTCGGCACCATCTCCGCAAACAACGACGCGACCATCGGCAATATCATTGCAGAGGCCATGAACAAAGTCGGCAAAGAAGGTGTCATCACGGTTGAAGAGGCCAAGAGCATGGAGACCACCCTCGATGTGGTCGAAGGTATGCAGTTCGACCGTGGCTACCTCTCCCCCTATTTCGTCACCGATTCCGAAAAAATGGTGGCCTCTCTGGAAGATCCCTTCATCCTCATCAACGAGAAAAAAATCAGCAACATGAAAGACCTTTTGCCGATCCTGGAGCAGGTTGCCAAAATGGGCAAACCGCTTATGATCATCGCAGAGGACGTTGAAGGCGAAGCCCTGGCCACACTGGTTGTCAATAAACTGAGAGGCACCCTGCAGGTTGCCGCAGTCAAGGCCCCCGGCTTCGGCGACAGAAGAAAGGCCATGCTCGAAGATATCGCCATCCTGACCGGCGGCCAGGTCATCTCCGAAGATATGGGTCTCAAACTGGAAAACATGGCCCTGACCGACCTGGGCAGAGCCAAGCGGATCACCATTGACAAAGACAATACGACCGTCGTGGACGGTGCCGGTGCCCGTGAGGCACTGGAGGGCCGCGTCAAACAGATCCGCGCCCAGATCGAAGAAACCTCTTCCGATTACGACCGCGAAAAGCTTCAGGAGCGTCTGGCCAAGCTGATCGGTGGCGTGGCTGTCATTAACGTCGGCGCGGCAACCGAGACCGAGATGAAGGAAAAGAAGGCCCGCGTGGAAGATGCCCTTAACGCTACCCGTGCAGCAGTTGAGGAAGGTATTGTTCCCGGCGGCGGCGTGGCCCTGGCCCGTTGCCTGGGTGCCCTGAATGATGTTGAAGACATCAAGGCGGACGAAAAGATGGGGATCAAGGTCATTATGCGCGCCCTGGAAGAGCCGCTGCGTCAGATCGCCAACAACGCAGGCCTTGAAGGCTCTGTTGTGATCGAGAAAATCAAAAACAGCGACGGTGCATTCGGTTTTAACGCAGCCACGGACACCTATGAGGATCTGATCGAGGCCGGCGTTATCGACCCGACCAAAGTCACCCGTTTTGCGCTTCAGAATGCAGCCAGCGTTGCCTCGCTGATGCTGACGACCGAGGCCATGATCGCCGATAAGCCGGACGAAAAGGGCGCCGATGCCGGAATGCCCGCAGGCGGCGGCATGGGCGGCATGGGCGGCATGGGCGGCATGGGCGGCATGATGTAA
- the groES gene encoding co-chaperone GroES, translating to MKLRPLQDRILVQRVEEETKTKGGIIIPDTAKEKPAEGKIVAVGNGKVAESGERIALEVKEGDLVLFGKYSGTEVKVDGEEYLIMREDDILGIIE from the coding sequence ATGAAACTGAGACCTCTTCAGGATCGAATTCTGGTACAGCGTGTTGAAGAAGAAACCAAAACCAAGGGCGGCATTATCATCCCGGATACCGCAAAGGAAAAACCCGCAGAGGGAAAAATCGTTGCGGTTGGCAACGGCAAAGTTGCCGAAAGCGGCGAGAGAATTGCCCTGGAAGTCAAAGAGGGAGACCTGGTCCTTTTCGGAAAATACTCAGGCACCGAAGTCAAAGTTGACGGTGAGGAATACCTGATTATGCGCGAAGATGATATTCTGGGAATTATCGAATAA
- a CDS encoding 30S ribosomal protein bS22: protein MGSVIKKRRKKMRKHKHRKLLARTRHQRRKGK from the coding sequence TTGGGCAGCGTTATTAAAAAACGAAGAAAAAAAATGAGAAAACACAAGCACAGAAAGCTGTTGGCCCGTACCCGGCATCAGCGCAGAAAAGGGAAATAA